In one window of Desulfocapsa sulfexigens DSM 10523 DNA:
- a CDS encoding DUF7673 family protein — MEQIPLDEYIAGVETLVPLAQGDTGGARVAAQVLLSAYNGEDYQLNIVDLGLLDEKHYQAALAVIRGRTELRAEPHTLIFDGDKIFKTLWQDWKGYHVQRRSQLYE; from the coding sequence ATGGAGCAGATACCGCTTGATGAATATATAGCAGGAGTTGAAACCCTGGTGCCGCTGGCCCAGGGTGACACCGGAGGAGCCAGGGTTGCCGCCCAGGTACTTTTATCCGCCTATAACGGAGAGGATTACCAGCTCAACATTGTTGATTTGGGACTCCTGGACGAAAAGCATTACCAGGCAGCGTTGGCTGTGATCCGGGGGAGGACAGAACTCCGGGCCGAACCTCACACCCTGATTTTTGATGGGGATAAGATATTCAAAACGTTGTGGCAGGACTGGAAGGGGTATCATGTCCAGCGACGAAGCCAGCTTTACGAGTAA
- a CDS encoding recombinase family protein, translated as MKIGYARVSTGDQNPELQIDALEKAGCEKIYTDKISGAKTDRPNLKDALGYVRKGDCLVVWRLDRLGRSLKHLIEVVEGLEAQGTGFISLQEGFDTTSSGGKLVFQIFGALAEFERNLIRERTKAGLEAARARGRVGGRKAKLDSDQVGTLKAMHESRKHTIKEICSVFGISKPTFYRYLEAE; from the coding sequence ATGAAAATAGGATACGCCCGAGTGAGCACCGGGGATCAAAACCCTGAGCTGCAGATCGACGCATTAGAAAAAGCAGGCTGTGAAAAAATATACACCGACAAAATCAGTGGAGCCAAAACGGACAGGCCAAACCTGAAAGATGCCCTGGGATATGTGCGGAAGGGTGATTGTCTGGTTGTCTGGCGGCTGGATCGTTTGGGCCGGAGCCTGAAACATCTGATAGAGGTTGTGGAAGGGCTGGAAGCCCAGGGAACGGGGTTTATTTCTTTGCAGGAAGGATTTGACACTACTTCCAGCGGCGGCAAGCTGGTTTTCCAGATTTTTGGAGCGCTGGCCGAATTTGAACGAAACCTGATCCGGGAGCGGACAAAGGCCGGACTGGAGGCAGCCAGGGCCAGGGGCAGGGTAGGAGGAAGAAAGGCCAAGCTGGACAGTGACCAGGTGGGCACACTCAAGGCCATGCACGAAAGCCGGAAGCATACCATCAAAGAGATATGCTCTGTTTTTGGAATCTCGAAGCCGACTTTTTACAGATATCTGGAGGCTGAGTAA
- a CDS encoding nuclear transport factor 2 family protein, giving the protein MELTEKDAAIAYAKAWNALDCSDFLELLADDCTYESQWVTSALEGKEAISKYLTGKMKTVKTGGGATVRAEHALTTVPAFLREEGRDCVVLTQCIEKEVQVAILFEVADGKI; this is encoded by the coding sequence ATGGAACTGACAGAAAAAGATGCAGCTATTGCCTATGCAAAGGCATGGAATGCACTGGATTGCAGTGATTTTCTCGAATTGCTGGCTGATGACTGCACCTACGAATCTCAATGGGTAACCAGCGCACTGGAAGGTAAGGAGGCAATCTCAAAATATCTTACCGGAAAAATGAAAACGGTAAAAACCGGGGGAGGGGCAACTGTACGTGCGGAACATGCACTTACCACTGTTCCCGCATTTTTAAGAGAGGAAGGTCGCGATTGTGTCGTGTTAACCCAATGTATTGAGAAAGAAGTACAGGTTGCCATTCTTTTCGAAGTTGCAGATGGAAAAATCTAA